One window from the genome of Dyadobacter sp. CECT 9275 encodes:
- a CDS encoding DUF1501 domain-containing protein → MSIIKEIENHVHEQLSRRNFLSRTSLGLGAAAMASLLGSDQSVAGKMTGTSAESTGLPLGKPHFAPKAKRIIYLFQSGAPSQLELFDYKPKLEEMWGQDLPESIRKGQRLTGMTAGQSSFPLAASKYKFSRYGAGDMMISELLPYTSGIVDDVTFIRSMHTEAINHDPAVTFFQTGSQQGGRPSWGSWISYGLGSDNQNMPSFVVLLSKGRPGDQPLYAKLWSNGFLPSVHQGVVFRSGPDPVFYLNNPEGIDNNSRRRMLNSLAKLQNVQYEKILDPEINYRMAQYEMAYRMQTAVPETMDISKEPEYIFDLYGEDSRKPGTFAANCLLARKLIEKDVKFVQLYHQGWDQHGNLPNDIKTMAKSIDQASAALIQDLKQRGLLDETLVVWGGEFGRGSYSQGKLSRDNYGRDHHPRSFTIWMAGAGVKKGFVFGETDEFGYNVIKDPVHVHDFQATVMHLLGIDHEQLVFKHQGRRYRLTDVHGKVVKPILA, encoded by the coding sequence ATGAGCATCATTAAAGAAATTGAAAATCACGTACATGAACAGCTCAGCCGCCGCAACTTCCTGTCAAGAACGAGCTTGGGATTAGGCGCTGCGGCAATGGCCTCATTACTGGGTTCCGACCAGTCGGTGGCGGGCAAAATGACCGGGACGTCTGCTGAATCTACCGGACTGCCACTCGGCAAACCCCACTTTGCACCCAAGGCTAAAAGGATTATCTATCTTTTTCAGAGCGGGGCTCCTTCTCAGCTCGAACTTTTTGACTATAAGCCCAAGCTGGAAGAAATGTGGGGCCAGGACCTGCCGGAATCCATTCGTAAAGGACAGCGACTGACCGGTATGACTGCCGGGCAAAGCAGCTTTCCGCTGGCAGCTTCAAAATATAAATTCTCAAGATACGGAGCAGGGGATATGATGATAAGCGAGTTATTGCCATATACATCTGGAATTGTAGACGACGTAACATTTATCCGCTCCATGCATACGGAGGCCATCAATCATGACCCGGCCGTAACCTTTTTCCAGACAGGCAGCCAGCAGGGCGGCCGCCCATCCTGGGGATCATGGATCAGCTACGGCCTTGGCTCGGATAACCAGAATATGCCTTCATTTGTGGTTCTGCTTTCAAAAGGGCGTCCCGGCGACCAGCCTTTGTATGCCAAATTATGGAGCAACGGGTTTCTTCCTTCGGTGCATCAGGGCGTAGTGTTCCGGTCCGGTCCGGATCCTGTTTTTTATCTCAACAATCCCGAAGGAATTGACAATAACAGCCGCCGCCGTATGCTGAATTCGCTGGCCAAACTGCAAAATGTACAGTATGAAAAAATTCTGGACCCGGAGATAAACTACCGCATGGCCCAGTACGAAATGGCTTACCGGATGCAAACTGCCGTGCCAGAAACAATGGATATTTCCAAAGAACCTGAGTATATCTTCGACCTCTACGGTGAGGATTCCAGGAAACCTGGCACTTTTGCGGCCAACTGCTTACTCGCCCGCAAGCTAATCGAAAAAGATGTAAAGTTTGTACAGTTATATCACCAGGGCTGGGATCAGCACGGCAATTTGCCCAATGATATCAAAACAATGGCAAAAAGTATAGATCAGGCCTCAGCTGCTTTGATTCAGGATCTTAAACAACGAGGGTTGCTCGACGAAACGCTGGTGGTTTGGGGAGGAGAATTTGGCCGGGGGTCTTATTCGCAGGGCAAACTTTCCAGAGATAATTACGGTCGCGACCACCACCCTCGGAGTTTTACCATCTGGATGGCTGGCGCGGGTGTGAAGAAGGGTTTTGTTTTTGGGGAAACGGATGAATTCGGATACAACGTTATCAAAGATCCTGTGCATGTGCATGATTTCCAGGCAACTGTCATGCATTTATTGGGGATTGACCACGAACAGCTTGTTTTCAAACACCAGGGAAGACGTTACCGCCTCACTGATGTTCATGGGAAAGTTGTTAAACCTATATTGGCGTAA